The Arcobacter roscoffensis genome segment TAAAACACTTCAACAATCAATTGAAAATGGAACTAAAAAGTATTTTTGTGTAAGTACAGATAAAGCTGCAAACCCTGTTAATATGATGGGTGCAAGTAAAAGAATCATGGAAATGTTTGTAATGAGAAAATCAAAACAAATAGATGTTTCTATGGCTAGATTTGCAAATGTAGCTTTTAGTGATGGAAGTTTATTACATGGATTTAATCAAAGAATTCAAAAAAATCAACCAATAGTCGCTCCTAATGATATAAAAAGGTATTTTGTAACACCTCAAGAATCTGGTGAATTATGTTTAATGTCTTGTATCTTTGGTGAAAATAGAGATATATTTTTCCCAAAATTAAGTGAAAACTTACATCTTATCACTTTTGCAGATATTGCAGTAAAGTATTTAAAGAATCTTGGATATGAACCATATTTATGTAAAGATGAAGATGAAGCTAGAGAATTGGCAAAAACTCTACACTCTCAAGGTAAATGGCCTTGTTTATTTGCTTCTAGCGATACAACAGGTGAAAAAGATTTTGAAGAGTTTTTTACAGATAAAGAAGTTTTAGATATTAATAGATTTGAAAATCTTGGGATTATAAAAAATGAAGCTTTATTTAATGAAGATAAATTAAATTATTTTGAAACAATAATTAAAAACTATAAGGCAAATTTATCATGGACAAAAGAAGATATTGTAAAAGAGTTTTTTAGAATGATTCCAGATTTTGGACATAAAGAGACTGGTAAATATCTTGACGGGAAGATGTAATATGCAAAAAACAGTTGATTTTATAAAACAAACATTTAATACAAATGAGTTTATCCCTTTACATGAGCCGAGATTTATAGGTAATGAAAAGAAGTATTTAAATGATTGTATCGATTCTACATTTGTATCAAGTGTTGGAAAATATGTAGATACTTTTGAAAAAGAGTTTGCAAAAAGAGTTGGAAGTAAGTATGCGATAGCAACTGTAAACGGAACAGCTGCACTTCATATTTCACTACTTTTAGCAGATGTGAAAAAAGATGATGAAGTTATCACTCAACCACTTACTTTTATTGCAACTTGTAATGCTATCAGTTATATAGGAGCAAAACCTATATTTGTGGATGTTGATTTAGATACGATGGGTTTAAGTCCTGAATCACTTAAGAACTTCTTAGAAACAAATTGTGAAATTATAGAAAATAAATGTATAAATAAAACAACTGGAAAAACTATAAAAGCATGCGTTCCAATGCATACATTTGGACACGCTTGTAGAATAAATGAGATAAATGAAATTTGTGATATTTGGTATATTTCCTTAGTAGAAGATGCAGCTGAAAGTTTAGGCGGTTACTATAAAGACAAACATACAGGAACTTTTGGAAAAGTTGGAGCATTTTCTTTTAATGGAAATAAAATCATAACTTCTGGTGGTGGTGGAGTTATCGTTACAGATGATGAATCATTAGCAAAAAAAGCGAAGCATATCACTACTACAGCAAAAGTCCCTCATCCATATGAATATGTACATGACGAGATAGGATATAATTATCGACTTCCAAATATTAATGCAGCACTTTTAGTAGCTCAGTTAGAACAAATTGATAAATTTTTAGAATCAAAAAGAAATTTAGCCACAAAATATAAAGAATTCTTTTTAGAAAACAATATAAAATTTATTACTGAACCAAAAGATTCAAAATCAAATTATTGGCTTCAGGCTATTTTACTGGACGATGAAAATCAAAGAAATGAATTTTTAGACTTTACAAATAAAAATGGTGTAATGACAAGACCAATTTGGAAGCTAATGAATGAACTTGAAATGTTCAAAGATTGTCAAAAAACAGATTTGAAAAATGCGAAATATCTTGAAAAAAGAGTTGTAAATATACCTAGTTCGGTGATTTTATAATGAAAGAAAAAATAGTTCTTATTGGTGGTGGAGGACACTGTCATAGTGTTATTGATGTAATTGAGCAAGAAAATAAATATGAAATTATTGGAATAGTAGATATAAAAGAAAATATAGGTAAAAAAGTTTTGAATTATAAAGTTATTGCTTGTGATGATGATTTAGATACAATTTTTCAAACTTGTGAAAATGCAATTATAACAGTAGGACAAATTGAATCAAACCAAATAAGAATTAAAATTTATAATAAATTAAAACAAATAGGATTTAATTTACCCGTAATTATTTCACCATTTGCTTATGTTTCAAAATATGTAGATGTGAATGAAGGAACAGTTATTATGCATCATGTTCTTGTAAATGCAAATTCAAAAATAGGTAAAAACTGTATAATAAACACAAAAGCACTTATTGAACATGATAGTGTTATAGAAGATAATTGTCATATTTCGACAGCAAGTGTAATAAATGGTGGGGTTACAGTAAAAGAAAATAGTTTTTTTGGAAGTAATGCAACTTCCAAACAATATATAGATATAAATGGATTTATAAAAGCGGGGAGTTTAGTAAAGTGAATAAAGTATTTATAATCGCAGAAGCAGGAGTAAACCATAATGGTTCAATCGAACTTGCAAAAGAGTTGATTGATGTAGCTAGTGAAAGTGGAGCAGATGCAGTTAAATTTCAGACATTTAAGGCAGAAAAATTAGTTTCAAAAAATGCACAAAAAGCAGATTATCAAAAACAAACTACTGATACAAAAGAATCACAATTTGATATGATAAAAAAACTTGAACTTGATATGGATACACATAAAGAACTAATGGCTTATTGTAAAACTAAAAATATTATGTTTCTATCTACTCCGTTTGACCATGATAGTATTGAACTATTAAATGATTTAGGACTTGAAATATTTAAAATACCAAGTGGTGAAATTACAAATTTACCATATCTTAGATATATAGGAGAGCTAAACAAAAAAGTAGTTCTTTCAACAGGTATGGCAGATATTGGTGAGATAGAAGATGCTTTAGATGTACTTCATGAAGCAGGCACAAAAAAAGAAAATATCACAGTACTACATGCAAATACTATGTATCCAACACCTATGGAAGATGTAAATCTAAAAGCTATGGTAACTATAGGAAATACATTTGATATTGACTTTGGGTATAGTGACCATACCTTAGGAATAGAAGTTGATATTGCTGCAGTTGCTATGGGAGCAAGCTGTATTGAAAAGCATTTTACTTTAGATAAGACAATGGACGGGCCCGACCATAAAGCAAGTTTAGAGCCAGCTGAATTAAAAGCTATGGTAGATGCTATACGAAATATAGAGTTAGCTCTTGGAAGTAGTGTAAAAAAACCATCAAAAAGTGAAATCCCAAATATGAAAATAGCTAGAAAATCTATAGTTGCAAAATCTGAAATAAAAAGAGGTGAAATTTTAGATAAAGATAATCTTGCTATAAAAAGACCAGGTAATGGAATAAATCCTATGCGATGGGATGAGATAGTTGGAACAATAGCAACTAAAGATTATAAAGAGGATGAAATAATATGAGTAAATCATTAGTTTTTAATAAAATTCCACTTGAAGAAATTGAAATTGGGATGACTGTAAGTTATTCTCAAACTATTACTGATACAGATATTAAGGAGTTCGCAGGATTGTCAGGAGATAGAAATCCAGTTCATCTAGATGAAAATTATGCCAATAATTCAAGATTTAAAAAAAGAATAGCTCATGGAATGATGACAGCCTCTTATTTTTCTGCTTTGTTTGGTACTAAAATTCCAGGAGAAGGTTGTGTGTATACTTATCAATCTTTAAACTTTAAAAAACCTGTTTATATTAATGATACCGTTGAAGCTATTGTTACAGTAACAGGTATTGATTTAGAAAAAAGAAGAGTAAAATTTAAAACCGTATGTAGAGTTGATAAGAAAATAGTGACATATGGAGAAGCTGAACTTTATGTTCCTATTGAATTTAGAAAAATTATGATTAATGATAAAAGTGAGTTATTACAATATAAGGCACAAATTTTAGACTTATTTGAACATAGTTTTGGCAGTAAAATGGATGAAAGTCTTTGGGACTGGGCATATATTGAAAATCCAAATGGAAATCCAATAGTTTCACTTTATTTTGATGGAGAAAAACTTGTTGGGCATTATGCCGTAATTCCAATAAGATTTATACTCAATCAGAAAAATTTAGATGCTGTTCTTTCAATGACAACTATGGTGGACTTAGCTTATAGAAAATATGGTATTTTTATTGAACAAGCAAATGAAGTCTATGAGAAAGCTAATGGGTTAGGTTACAAATTTGTATGTGGCTTCCCAAATAAAAAATCAGCTCCAGGATTTAAAAAACGATTAGATTGGATACTTGAAGAAGATTTATATGTTGCTAATTTTTCTTATGATGAATTGCAACAAATAGAAAGAAAGAGTTATCCAAATGCAATATCTTTTAATATACAAAATAAAGAAAATCTAGAGTGGAGACTAGCTAAAGCAAACCAAAACTATTTTAAAAAAAATAACAATATTCTAAAAGAGTTTGAAGGGAATTTTGACATAATATTTAACGGTGTTGATTTTTCAAATCTTGATAGAGATAAAAAATATAATTTATTGCTAGACCATAGTTTAGATAAACATTTAGATAAAAAAGAGTTTGATTATATTTTTGGATATAGGTTATTTGATATTTCTTTAGAGGGTATTGAGTTTAAAAAAGATTTGATTATATCGGATGTATTTTAATGAAAAAGATATTAGCTTTTAGTTCTATTCGGTCTGATTATGACTTGATGTCACCACTTTATAGACTACTTGATGAAGATAAAGAAATTGATTTTAAAATCATCGTAAGTGGGGCTCATTTGTCTACAAATTTTGGATATAGTGTTAATCAAATAAGAAAAGATGGGTTTGATATATTATTAGAAATAGAAACGTTGTTAAATTCTGATACAGGCCTTTCACGAGCAAAAAGTGCTAGTTTATTGTTTCAAAATAGTTTAGAAACTATTGCAAAATTTAATCCAGATTTGATGATATATGCAGGTGATAGAGAAGATGTGATAATATATTCGATGATTGGTGGTTATTTAAATATTCCAACAGTACATGTATTTGCAGGAGATCATGTAGAAGATGGATATATTGATAATCCTATTCGCCATGCAACATCAAAACTTTCAACTTCACATTTTGTAACTCTAGAAGAACATAAAAAAAGACTAGTTCGAATGGGGGAAGATTCTATGAGAGTATTTGTAACTGGAAATATTTCGCTTGATAAATTCGTACAATTTCAACCACTAGAAAAAGAAAAGATAAAAAATGTTTTTGATATAAAAAGTGACTTTGAAAATTTTGCATTAATGATATTTCATCCAATTACAGAAGAAGTAGAAAATGTAGATACTTATTTTGAAAACATACTAAAAAATCTTGAAGAAAGAAAAATTAATACATTTGTAAGCTATCCAAATGTTGATGAAGGGAATCAAAAACTTGTAAAGGTAATAGAAGAATATAAAGATAATAAAAATTTTATATTTTATAAAAACCTAGACAGAAATATTTTTATGTCTATATATAAACATTCAAAATTTATCATAGGTAACTCTTCATCTGGTATTTGTGAGGCAGCAAGTTTAAAAATACCTGCAATAAATGTTGGGTTAAGACAAAGGGGAAGATATTCAGAAAAAAATGTACTTTTTTGCGGGACAAACTATGAAGAAATTGGTAAAAATATAGATAAAGCTACCTCAGAGGATTTTCTTAATAATTTGAGCAATTTAAAAAACCCATATGGTGATGGAAACAGTGGTAACAAAGCTTACGAAATTATAAAAACTATAGATTTTAAATCTATGATAGCAAAAGTTGAAGATCCCTTAAAAGTAGAATTATTATGAAAAATAAAGTTTTAATTATAGCAGTTCATCCAGATGATGAAACATTAGGATGTGGCGGAACCTTACTTAAGCATAAAGTAAATGGTGATGAGATTCATTGGCTTATTTGTACGACAATCGATAAAAAACACAATTACTATGAAAAAAGAGAAAAAGAGATTGAAGAGGTATCAAAACTTTATGATTTTGATAGTGTTCATAATCTTAGACTTAAAACAATGCAAGTAGATGAATATAGTATGACTGAACTAGTAAGTAAAATTTCAGAAGTTATAAATGAGATTCAACCAAATATTGTTTATCTTCCTTTTAAAGGAGATGTACATAGTGATCATAGAAAAATATTTGAAGCAAGTTATAGTTGCACAAAATCATTTCGTTACCCATTTATTAAAAAAATATATATGATAGAAACACTTAGTGAAACAGAATTTGCACCAAGTACTAAAGAAGATAGTTTTATACCTAATTCTTTTGTTGATATAAGTGAGTTTATTAACAAAAAGATTGATATTATGAAAGTGTTTGAAAGCGAAATATCAGAACACCCATTTCCACGTAGCGAGAGAAATATAAAAGCTTTAGCAACTTTAAGAGGTGCGACATGTGGATATGAATATGCAGAGAGTTTTATACTTTTAAAGGAAATATTATGAAAAATATACAAAATATAAAACTAAGTATAGATTCTACGATAAAAGAAGCATTACAAATTATAGATAATGGAGCATTACAAATTGCTTTAATAGTTGATGAGGATGATAAGTTACTAGGAACCTTAACTGATGGGGATATTAGAAGAGGATTATTAAAAGGTTTGGATTTAAATAATTCTGTAGAAACTATAATTTTTAAAACACCAACTATTGCAAAAATTAGTAATACTAAAGAAGAGATTTTAAAACTGGCACTTTCAAAAAAACTTCATCAAATTCCAATAGTAGATGATAGTGGAAAAATTTTAGGTATACAAGAAATAGAAGAACTAATAAAACCAAAAGATAAAATAAATAAAGTTATTTTAATGGTAGGAGGACTTGGTACTAGGCTTCGACCTCTTACAGAAAACACCCCAAAACCGATGTTAAAAGTAGGAAATAAACCAATTTTACAAACTATAGTAGAAAAGTTTGCAGAATATGGATATACAAATATAGTGATGTGTGTAAATTATAAATCGCATGTTATACAAGACTATTTTGATGATGGTAAAGAATTTGGTGTAAATATAGAGTATATATTAGAAGAACAGCGAATGGGAACAGCAGGAGCTTTAAGCCTACTAAAAGAAAAACCAACCGAACCATTTTTTGTGATGAATGGAGACTTACTTACAAATGTAAATTTTGAACATCTTCATGATTTTCATACTAATAACAACTCTATGGGAACGATGTGTGTAAGAGAGTATGATTTTCAAGTTCCTTATGGAGTTGTAAATATTGAAGGAAGTAGAATAAAGTCAATAGAAGAAAAACCAACACATAACTTTTTTGTAAGTGCAGGTATTTATATGCTAAGTCCAGAGGTACTAAAATATATACCTGAAAATGAGTTTTATGATATGCCAACACTTTTTGAAAAGCTTATAAGTGAAAATGAAAATGCTATTTCTTTTCCACTTAGAGAATATTGGTTAGATATCGGAAGAATTGAAGAATATAAAAAAGCGAATGAAGAATATGACGGGGTGTTTTAATGTTAAATGGAAAAACTTTTTTAGGGATTATTCCTGCACGTGGTGGTAGTAAAAGATTACCTGGAAAAAATGTACTTGATTTGTGTGGTAAACCATTAATTGCTTGGACTATAGAAGAAGGATTGAATAGTAAATATATAGATAAGGTTGTTGTTTCAAGCGATGATGATGTGATTTTAGAGATTTCCAAAAAATTTGAAGCAGAAACTATGAAACGACCTGATGAATTTGCAAGTGATACAGCCTCTACTTTTGATGTTATTAAGCATACCATTAGTAATCTTGAAAGATATGATTATATAGTTTTACTTCAACCTACAAGTCCATTGAGAAATGAAAAACATATAAATGAAGCAATTGAACTTCTTGAAAATAAAAATGCAGATGCAATAATAAGTGTATGTGAGATGGAACATTCTCCACTTTGGTCAAATACTTTGAATGAAGGTCTTTCAATGCAAGACTTCTTAAGAAAAGAAGTTTTAAATAAACGAAGTCAAGACTTAGAAAAGTACTATAGACTAAATGGAGCTATTTATATATGTAAAACCACTAAACTATTGGAAGAAAAAAGTTTCTTTTTAAAAGAAAATATATATGCTTATAAAATGGATAGAAAAAGCTCTATTGATATAGATGAAGAAATAGATTTTAAAATAGTGAAGT includes the following:
- a CDS encoding UDP-N-acetylglucosamine 4,6-dehydratase, with protein sequence MSKVLNLIGRTQELFCDDINKHDNELKKIVSNSTFLVIGGAGSIGQAVTKEIFKRNPKKIHVVDISENNMVELVRDIRSSFGYIDGEFATFALDIGSIEYDAFIKSDGQYDYVLNLSALKHVRSEKDPFTLMRMIETNVFNTDKTLQQSIENGTKKYFCVSTDKAANPVNMMGASKRIMEMFVMRKSKQIDVSMARFANVAFSDGSLLHGFNQRIQKNQPIVAPNDIKRYFVTPQESGELCLMSCIFGENRDIFFPKLSENLHLITFADIAVKYLKNLGYEPYLCKDEDEARELAKTLHSQGKWPCLFASSDTTGEKDFEEFFTDKEVLDINRFENLGIIKNEALFNEDKLNYFETIIKNYKANLSWTKEDIVKEFFRMIPDFGHKETGKYLDGKM
- a CDS encoding LegC family aminotransferase, producing MQKTVDFIKQTFNTNEFIPLHEPRFIGNEKKYLNDCIDSTFVSSVGKYVDTFEKEFAKRVGSKYAIATVNGTAALHISLLLADVKKDDEVITQPLTFIATCNAISYIGAKPIFVDVDLDTMGLSPESLKNFLETNCEIIENKCINKTTGKTIKACVPMHTFGHACRINEINEICDIWYISLVEDAAESLGGYYKDKHTGTFGKVGAFSFNGNKIITSGGGGVIVTDDESLAKKAKHITTTAKVPHPYEYVHDEIGYNYRLPNINAALLVAQLEQIDKFLESKRNLATKYKEFFLENNIKFITEPKDSKSNYWLQAILLDDENQRNEFLDFTNKNGVMTRPIWKLMNELEMFKDCQKTDLKNAKYLEKRVVNIPSSVIL
- a CDS encoding NeuD/PglB/VioB family sugar acetyltransferase, which codes for MKEKIVLIGGGGHCHSVIDVIEQENKYEIIGIVDIKENIGKKVLNYKVIACDDDLDTIFQTCENAIITVGQIESNQIRIKIYNKLKQIGFNLPVIISPFAYVSKYVDVNEGTVIMHHVLVNANSKIGKNCIINTKALIEHDSVIEDNCHISTASVINGGVTVKENSFFGSNATSKQYIDINGFIKAGSLVK
- the neuB gene encoding N-acetylneuraminate synthase — its product is MNKVFIIAEAGVNHNGSIELAKELIDVASESGADAVKFQTFKAEKLVSKNAQKADYQKQTTDTKESQFDMIKKLELDMDTHKELMAYCKTKNIMFLSTPFDHDSIELLNDLGLEIFKIPSGEITNLPYLRYIGELNKKVVLSTGMADIGEIEDALDVLHEAGTKKENITVLHANTMYPTPMEDVNLKAMVTIGNTFDIDFGYSDHTLGIEVDIAAVAMGASCIEKHFTLDKTMDGPDHKASLEPAELKAMVDAIRNIELALGSSVKKPSKSEIPNMKIARKSIVAKSEIKRGEILDKDNLAIKRPGNGINPMRWDEIVGTIATKDYKEDEII
- a CDS encoding GNAT family N-acetyltransferase, with translation MSKSLVFNKIPLEEIEIGMTVSYSQTITDTDIKEFAGLSGDRNPVHLDENYANNSRFKKRIAHGMMTASYFSALFGTKIPGEGCVYTYQSLNFKKPVYINDTVEAIVTVTGIDLEKRRVKFKTVCRVDKKIVTYGEAELYVPIEFRKIMINDKSELLQYKAQILDLFEHSFGSKMDESLWDWAYIENPNGNPIVSLYFDGEKLVGHYAVIPIRFILNQKNLDAVLSMTTMVDLAYRKYGIFIEQANEVYEKANGLGYKFVCGFPNKKSAPGFKKRLDWILEEDLYVANFSYDELQQIERKSYPNAISFNIQNKENLEWRLAKANQNYFKKNNNILKEFEGNFDIIFNGVDFSNLDRDKKYNLLLDHSLDKHLDKKEFDYIFGYRLFDISLEGIEFKKDLIISDVF
- the neuC gene encoding UDP-N-acetylglucosamine 2-epimerase: MKKILAFSSIRSDYDLMSPLYRLLDEDKEIDFKIIVSGAHLSTNFGYSVNQIRKDGFDILLEIETLLNSDTGLSRAKSASLLFQNSLETIAKFNPDLMIYAGDREDVIIYSMIGGYLNIPTVHVFAGDHVEDGYIDNPIRHATSKLSTSHFVTLEEHKKRLVRMGEDSMRVFVTGNISLDKFVQFQPLEKEKIKNVFDIKSDFENFALMIFHPITEEVENVDTYFENILKNLEERKINTFVSYPNVDEGNQKLVKVIEEYKDNKNFIFYKNLDRNIFMSIYKHSKFIIGNSSSGICEAASLKIPAINVGLRQRGRYSEKNVLFCGTNYEEIGKNIDKATSEDFLNNLSNLKNPYGDGNSGNKAYEIIKTIDFKSMIAKVEDPLKVELL
- a CDS encoding PIG-L deacetylase family protein codes for the protein MKNKVLIIAVHPDDETLGCGGTLLKHKVNGDEIHWLICTTIDKKHNYYEKREKEIEEVSKLYDFDSVHNLRLKTMQVDEYSMTELVSKISEVINEIQPNIVYLPFKGDVHSDHRKIFEASYSCTKSFRYPFIKKIYMIETLSETEFAPSTKEDSFIPNSFVDISEFINKKIDIMKVFESEISEHPFPRSERNIKALATLRGATCGYEYAESFILLKEIL
- a CDS encoding nucleotidyltransferase family protein, whose protein sequence is MKNIQNIKLSIDSTIKEALQIIDNGALQIALIVDEDDKLLGTLTDGDIRRGLLKGLDLNNSVETIIFKTPTIAKISNTKEEILKLALSKKLHQIPIVDDSGKILGIQEIEELIKPKDKINKVILMVGGLGTRLRPLTENTPKPMLKVGNKPILQTIVEKFAEYGYTNIVMCVNYKSHVIQDYFDDGKEFGVNIEYILEEQRMGTAGALSLLKEKPTEPFFVMNGDLLTNVNFEHLHDFHTNNNSMGTMCVREYDFQVPYGVVNIEGSRIKSIEEKPTHNFFVSAGIYMLSPEVLKYIPENEFYDMPTLFEKLISENENAISFPLREYWLDIGRIEEYKKANEEYDGVF
- a CDS encoding cytidylyltransferase domain-containing protein; translated protein: MLNGKTFLGIIPARGGSKRLPGKNVLDLCGKPLIAWTIEEGLNSKYIDKVVVSSDDDVILEISKKFEAETMKRPDEFASDTASTFDVIKHTISNLERYDYIVLLQPTSPLRNEKHINEAIELLENKNADAIISVCEMEHSPLWSNTLNEGLSMQDFLRKEVLNKRSQDLEKYYRLNGAIYICKTTKLLEEKSFFLKENIYAYKMDRKSSIDIDEEIDFKIVKFIKCT